The proteins below are encoded in one region of Pseudobacteriovorax antillogorgiicola:
- the hemH gene encoding ferrochelatase, which translates to MERKIGLLLVNLGTPDSTEVRDVRRYLREFLMDPKVINLPVVFRAMLVYGIILPFRPKKSAAAYKEVWTPEGSPLLVHGQDLKTKLIPQLGDEICVELAMRYGNPSLEKGIESLLSQGVERIVVFPLYPQYAAATTGSTVEKVFDILAKRWNVPPVTIASDYFDHPLFIDAFAKVAKPQIDEFKPDHVLLSYHGLPESHVANTDEGPCSYLKGGNCCDMITAKNRYCYRAQCFATSRALAEALGLKADKHTVAFQSRLGRAEWIKPYTADKVKELADRGVKRLAVMCPAFVADCLETLEEIGMGIREDFKSYGGEDLRLVTSLNSEVVWVQAVTEICRGYFGPQSSSLEPQLSTSQVH; encoded by the coding sequence ATGGAACGAAAGATAGGTCTATTGCTGGTCAACTTAGGAACACCTGACTCCACAGAAGTTCGCGATGTGCGGCGTTATTTGCGAGAGTTTCTGATGGACCCTAAGGTGATCAATCTACCAGTAGTATTCCGAGCGATGCTCGTTTATGGCATTATCCTGCCGTTCCGTCCGAAAAAATCCGCAGCTGCCTATAAGGAAGTCTGGACTCCGGAAGGCTCACCCTTGCTGGTCCATGGGCAAGACTTAAAGACAAAGCTGATTCCTCAACTGGGCGATGAGATCTGTGTGGAATTGGCCATGCGCTATGGCAACCCGTCTCTAGAAAAGGGGATTGAGTCGCTTCTGAGCCAAGGGGTGGAGCGCATCGTGGTGTTCCCACTTTACCCGCAGTATGCCGCTGCGACGACGGGGTCGACGGTGGAGAAAGTGTTTGATATTCTCGCCAAGCGCTGGAACGTCCCTCCTGTGACCATTGCCAGCGACTACTTCGATCATCCCTTATTTATTGATGCCTTTGCCAAGGTGGCTAAGCCTCAGATCGACGAGTTTAAACCCGATCATGTCTTGCTGAGCTATCACGGCCTTCCTGAAAGCCATGTTGCCAATACGGACGAGGGTCCTTGCTCCTATCTTAAGGGTGGCAACTGCTGCGATATGATCACGGCAAAGAACCGCTATTGCTATCGGGCGCAGTGTTTCGCAACGAGTCGCGCGCTGGCCGAAGCATTGGGACTCAAAGCAGACAAGCATACCGTGGCCTTTCAATCGCGGCTTGGGCGAGCCGAGTGGATCAAGCCTTACACTGCCGACAAAGTCAAAGAGTTGGCAGACCGGGGAGTCAAGCGCCTGGCTGTGATGTGTCCAGCATTTGTGGCAGATTGCCTGGAGACTCTCGAAGAGATTGGCATGGGGATTCGAGAGGACTTCAAGTCCTATGGTGGTGAGGATTTACGGCTGGTGACCTCGCTCAATAGCGAGGTGGTTTGGGTCCAGGCAGTGACTGAGATATGCCGTGGTTATTTTGGACCACAATCTTCAAGCCTTGAGCCGCAACTTTCCACGAGCCAGGTCCACTGA
- a CDS encoding response regulator, translating to MSTAPVMDLKGLDELKEPLEAFVAKHGLSKREHDVLALLVHQVVSAENISEHLGISRNTVRIHLKNINTKVGTTSKSELLGKFIEFVIQQREIGSEEVTETDLLILIADDDDSYVDLVRKASESAIGSDIKFRHVSDGHQMIEYLEGTKRNDPSCKRPHIILLDLNMPKMNGFQALERLKTDPQLNEIPVVVFTSSSTQADVSNIYALGGNSYVTKPGGYQQLKQVMHGIVSYWGRIGALPSHKS from the coding sequence ATGAGCACTGCCCCAGTGATGGACCTTAAAGGTCTCGACGAGCTAAAAGAACCTTTGGAAGCTTTCGTTGCCAAACACGGCCTGTCGAAACGTGAGCATGATGTCTTAGCCCTCTTGGTTCACCAAGTCGTGAGTGCTGAAAATATATCTGAACACCTTGGGATCAGCCGCAACACTGTGCGTATTCATTTGAAAAATATCAACACTAAGGTGGGAACAACATCAAAGTCCGAGCTGCTTGGTAAGTTTATCGAGTTCGTCATCCAGCAGAGAGAGATCGGTAGTGAAGAGGTGACTGAAACTGACCTATTGATTCTCATCGCTGACGATGACGATAGCTACGTAGACTTGGTGCGCAAGGCTTCTGAGTCCGCGATAGGTAGCGATATCAAGTTTCGCCATGTGAGCGACGGGCACCAAATGATCGAATATTTAGAAGGAACCAAGCGCAACGACCCTTCATGCAAAAGACCGCATATTATCCTTCTGGATTTAAACATGCCAAAGATGAATGGATTCCAAGCTTTGGAACGCCTCAAAACTGATCCCCAGCTCAACGAAATCCCTGTTGTGGTTTTCACATCATCCTCAACCCAGGCCGATGTTTCCAACATTTACGCACTAGGTGGCAACTCCTATGTGACAAAGCCTGGTGGTTACCAACAGCTCAAGCAGGTGATGCATGGGATCGTGAGCTATTGGGGACGCATCGGGGCGTTACCTTCACACAAGTCCTAG
- a CDS encoding CPBP family intramembrane glutamic endopeptidase, translated as MHLLLAAVFLVSMAFEGSGRAEPSYFKADSAHDENRGDLWRPTVSFLLPGFDQYSAGHYGAGLGYTGLYLIGYEWAKRADDNIDKFEDSTLYRFASRDEQENFKTQRSVYQESTLANQIPFVAQGMSAYHAFRTSVESRRHSGQYKFLKRSLEETPLDIALAPFQFEFLTRKTTLAPLAVVAGLAILSVNNKPEGYESAPLNLSDGGFIMGLSFNAGTNEEAIFRGWLMPYAYEYTDSYFLANVIQSGLFSLAHINQTEVPIIQLGLGYYLGWLTKENQWTIAESIFIHTWWDVFAFAMQFSTRKKEAAAIWLPPLRLAF; from the coding sequence ATGCATCTCCTGCTTGCTGCTGTCTTTCTTGTTTCTATGGCTTTCGAAGGCTCAGGCCGCGCGGAGCCATCCTACTTTAAAGCCGACTCGGCTCATGATGAAAACCGCGGCGACTTATGGCGACCCACGGTATCCTTCCTTCTGCCGGGATTCGATCAGTACTCCGCAGGGCATTATGGAGCAGGCCTCGGCTACACAGGGCTTTACCTGATCGGCTATGAATGGGCAAAGCGAGCCGATGACAACATTGATAAATTCGAAGATTCCACCTTATATCGCTTCGCTAGCCGCGATGAGCAAGAAAATTTTAAAACCCAAAGGAGCGTCTACCAAGAATCAACCCTCGCCAACCAGATCCCCTTCGTAGCACAGGGGATGAGTGCCTATCATGCCTTTCGAACCTCTGTGGAAAGTCGTCGTCATAGTGGTCAGTATAAATTTTTGAAGCGGTCCTTAGAAGAGACACCTCTTGACATTGCCTTAGCACCCTTTCAATTTGAGTTTTTAACTCGCAAGACCACTCTAGCCCCTTTGGCCGTGGTTGCTGGTTTAGCGATTCTTAGTGTCAATAATAAGCCTGAGGGCTATGAATCCGCCCCTCTAAACTTATCCGATGGTGGATTTATCATGGGCTTATCATTCAATGCCGGCACAAACGAAGAGGCTATTTTTCGGGGATGGCTCATGCCCTATGCCTATGAGTACACGGACTCTTACTTTCTTGCGAATGTGATCCAATCGGGCCTTTTTTCCCTAGCGCACATCAATCAAACGGAAGTCCCCATCATCCAGCTTGGCCTGGGCTACTACCTGGGCTGGCTCACAAAAGAAAATCAGTGGACGATTGCAGAAAGTATCTTTATTCACACTTGGTGGGATGTTTTTGCGTTCGCAATGCAGTTTTCCACGCGCAAGAAAGAAGCCGCAGCGATCTGGCTACCTCCCCTCAGGCTTGCATTTTGA
- a CDS encoding chemotaxis protein CheA: MDSFQEELIATFREEAEELLSKWESCALILESSFDIETMKELFRVAHTLKGSSKTVGLDDFGNFVHKVEDLIKKEQGNLTGDKREFIDFILKAQQLMDRWLQDGEPDRGEQDALLKKLQVLEGELGSSESDVPAETTVESQVADDKQAMDDGEVKDDADESDKNKSKAKIANEVVRVKRGKIDKMINFVGELGTQLAVLEHQFLAGTHSSRESQEALEYCLKYIRQLQEDTISLSMQAIDRFLQRLERSCRDVARSTGKLIEVTKIGTAIELDKAVLDQIADPFIHIVRNAADHGVEMPDQREAAGKPRAGHITLKAEQKSSIVEITVQDDGGGLDKDRILAKAREKGIVSPGEHLTDDDIYQLIMRPGFSTKQQVTEISGRGVGLDVVAEALNRLGGNLRIESKLGAGTKFIVSIPTNFSMVESVLVEISGNRYGVPLKDFSEIIDLSDFKMQKSDCGNHFFKMRDEIVSVQNIQDFLKLPTPEDTEDENVRDLFERRAAVINRATTRPVAFEIDRLFGRMNLFVKPLSGKMATMPGVTGTSILPDGQAGLVLNLSEIAKHQVESIREQAHG; encoded by the coding sequence ATGGATAGTTTTCAAGAAGAGCTTATTGCAACCTTTCGAGAAGAGGCAGAGGAACTTCTATCGAAGTGGGAATCTTGCGCCCTGATTCTGGAATCCAGCTTTGACATCGAAACCATGAAGGAGCTGTTCCGGGTTGCGCACACCCTGAAAGGTTCTTCTAAAACTGTAGGTTTGGACGACTTTGGTAATTTTGTCCACAAAGTAGAAGATCTCATAAAGAAGGAGCAGGGTAACCTTACAGGGGATAAGCGGGAGTTTATCGACTTCATTCTCAAGGCTCAGCAGCTTATGGATCGTTGGCTTCAGGATGGTGAGCCGGATCGGGGAGAGCAAGATGCACTCTTAAAGAAGCTTCAGGTGCTGGAGGGTGAGCTTGGTAGCAGTGAATCCGATGTGCCAGCAGAAACTACGGTTGAGAGTCAGGTTGCGGATGATAAGCAGGCCATGGATGATGGCGAAGTAAAAGACGATGCCGATGAGTCTGATAAAAACAAAAGCAAGGCTAAGATTGCCAACGAGGTGGTTCGGGTCAAGCGTGGTAAGATCGACAAGATGATCAATTTCGTGGGAGAGCTTGGCACCCAGTTGGCGGTTCTTGAACACCAATTTCTAGCTGGAACCCACAGTTCACGGGAATCACAGGAAGCCTTAGAATACTGCCTCAAATACATCAGACAGCTTCAGGAAGATACTATATCCTTGAGCATGCAAGCTATCGATCGTTTTTTACAAAGACTTGAACGGTCCTGTCGGGATGTGGCCCGATCGACAGGAAAACTGATCGAAGTTACCAAGATTGGAACTGCCATTGAATTAGATAAAGCGGTTCTAGATCAGATCGCCGACCCCTTTATACACATCGTTCGTAATGCAGCTGATCATGGGGTTGAGATGCCGGACCAAAGGGAAGCTGCCGGAAAACCCCGTGCTGGTCACATTACCCTCAAGGCAGAGCAGAAAAGCAGCATCGTGGAGATTACTGTTCAAGACGATGGCGGTGGATTGGATAAGGATCGTATTCTTGCCAAGGCTCGTGAGAAGGGCATCGTGAGCCCCGGGGAGCATCTCACCGACGACGATATTTATCAACTTATCATGAGGCCTGGGTTTTCGACTAAGCAGCAGGTCACAGAGATATCTGGTCGCGGAGTAGGCCTTGATGTTGTTGCCGAAGCTTTGAATCGGCTTGGGGGAAACCTTCGTATTGAGAGTAAATTGGGTGCTGGCACGAAATTCATTGTCTCCATCCCCACCAACTTCTCCATGGTGGAGTCCGTGCTGGTTGAAATTTCTGGCAATCGCTATGGAGTGCCACTAAAAGACTTTTCTGAGATCATCGACCTATCAGACTTTAAGATGCAGAAGTCGGATTGCGGTAATCATTTTTTCAAGATGAGAGATGAAATTGTATCGGTGCAGAACATTCAAGACTTTCTTAAGCTGCCAACGCCCGAAGACACAGAGGATGAAAATGTTCGCGATCTGTTTGAACGCCGAGCAGCAGTGATTAATCGCGCGACAACAAGGCCAGTAGCCTTTGAAATCGATCGCCTCTTTGGGCGCATGAATTTATTTGTTAAACCTCTGTCGGGTAAGATGGCGACGATGCCAGGGGTGACGGGGACTTCCATTCTTCCAGACGGGCAGGCTGGTTTAGTTCTGAACCTTTCTGAAATTGCAAAACATCAAGTAGAGTCTATAAGGGAGCAAGCTCATGGCTGA
- a CDS encoding AEC family transporter: MQNIISVVDEYQGLVAYLCTVGLGFFLQKSSLITPALTLFLSKSLVRFLFPCLIFSSIIQQYSRNSLLQSWHLPFGAMAILTLGLVLGMPLRRFWTTFPVKDQHTFQFMTIMPNYIFLPLPICQALWGEEAVAVLVFSSLGSEVMLWLIAVPLLGGQRGKIRNLLTPPMFALGASLGLVLAGKPQSAQALMDLAPVMTQIGQACVPVSLFLLGCHFGRTTLPLSQGSHWTIAAFRLLLIPLVSIVLLRLSSLPILHQQVLFLVSTMPPAVASVIMSEIYNGNPRLAAEQVMFAHLLSVLTITFWLYYGLNFLS, encoded by the coding sequence TTGCAGAATATCATCAGCGTCGTCGACGAATACCAAGGGCTTGTGGCATATCTTTGCACCGTCGGCTTGGGCTTTTTCCTTCAAAAGTCTTCTTTGATTACGCCAGCTCTGACTTTATTTTTGTCCAAGAGTCTGGTTCGATTCCTGTTCCCTTGTCTTATATTCTCATCCATAATTCAACAATATAGCCGCAACTCACTGTTGCAGAGTTGGCACCTGCCCTTTGGAGCGATGGCCATCCTCACTCTGGGATTAGTCTTAGGTATGCCCCTGCGGCGCTTTTGGACGACTTTCCCAGTCAAGGATCAGCACACATTTCAATTCATGACCATCATGCCGAACTATATATTTTTACCTCTCCCCATCTGCCAGGCGCTTTGGGGTGAAGAGGCTGTAGCCGTATTGGTGTTTTCAAGCTTAGGGTCGGAAGTCATGTTATGGCTGATTGCCGTTCCCCTTCTCGGTGGCCAAAGAGGCAAGATCCGCAACTTATTAACACCACCCATGTTCGCCCTTGGGGCGTCCCTAGGCTTAGTTTTGGCTGGTAAACCTCAATCTGCTCAAGCTCTGATGGACCTAGCCCCTGTTATGACCCAGATCGGGCAGGCATGCGTACCAGTGTCCCTATTCCTTTTAGGTTGCCACTTTGGAAGGACAACTCTACCTCTCAGCCAGGGGTCTCACTGGACCATAGCAGCCTTTCGATTGCTGCTGATTCCCTTGGTATCCATAGTCCTATTAAGGCTTAGCTCGTTGCCAATCTTGCACCAGCAAGTGCTTTTTTTGGTCTCCACCATGCCACCAGCAGTTGCCAGTGTGATCATGTCTGAAATCTACAACGGCAATCCTCGCTTAGCCGCTGAACAAGTCATGTTCGCTCATCTTTTGTCTGTCCTGACCATCACCTTCTGGTTATACTATGGTCTCAACTTTCTTTCGTAA
- a CDS encoding response regulator produces MTGPLGTVLIVDDEVDLCESVRFIFDDGGYQTYLAHNVKQAMSVIESEDIDFVVSDIRMPGESGVDLLRKIKARDPEKPRVILVTGYADLTVEEGKKAGAEAMIRKPVKLEELFDTVERLRESKS; encoded by the coding sequence ATGACAGGCCCACTAGGCACAGTGCTAATCGTTGATGACGAAGTCGATTTATGTGAGTCCGTGCGGTTTATTTTTGATGATGGCGGTTATCAAACCTATCTTGCTCATAATGTGAAACAGGCAATGTCTGTCATTGAGTCTGAGGACATTGACTTCGTCGTGTCGGATATTCGGATGCCAGGGGAAAGTGGCGTCGACTTACTCCGTAAGATAAAGGCCCGTGATCCTGAGAAGCCTCGTGTGATCCTGGTAACAGGCTATGCTGACCTTACAGTTGAAGAAGGCAAAAAAGCGGGTGCTGAAGCCATGATTCGTAAACCCGTCAAGCTCGAAGAGCTTTTTGATACGGTGGAACGGCTTCGCGAATCAAAATCTTAA
- a CDS encoding response regulator: protein MKFGVFNRKRTAKFQSVAIIETDLHFQNTIAEYCRDFGIENISRYDNCEDAWKTLHEEPADLIIIDWFTKGKLTPIGLFNRIKNNNQSVFTPMIVTSGFTEQHDFRLLREFPSVALIEKPFTSGVVYEAFEQLQAEFRWYSGNLRKLNQMLEADKPQKSLKKHMEFILDNSPNPAPMAAMYGRILRLKQFHKEAEEVLRWALGVNPNHVALLNEIGKLYHVTGRHGESLKYLRRAGSLSPDNTKRLCLIGELELGEKNLDDARKSFDSALQYDPYYERAKEGTWLVQSAQDFLGESPGDATTNTSFASLMNTIGINKVRSGRLDDGIKHYRTALNFIEDPHTKAKVMFNIALGFLRHNRIKDALLWFMRSSRTGLGFYDKADAYVQRLSSVFVLTDDGGERQAEYQVQVVDESLHYEPAELKGDDLDELNYDDFQEDLGELAFSEAEGDDLLNVVGEETLVG, encoded by the coding sequence ATGAAGTTTGGGGTTTTCAACAGGAAGCGGACGGCAAAATTTCAATCAGTTGCCATTATTGAGACCGATCTTCACTTTCAGAATACGATAGCTGAATACTGTCGTGATTTTGGTATTGAGAATATCTCTCGCTACGACAACTGCGAAGATGCTTGGAAAACTCTCCATGAAGAGCCAGCAGATCTAATTATCATCGACTGGTTTACCAAAGGTAAACTCACACCAATTGGTTTATTCAATCGTATTAAGAACAATAATCAATCGGTTTTCACGCCAATGATTGTCACTAGCGGTTTCACGGAGCAGCATGATTTTCGTTTACTGCGAGAATTCCCTTCTGTCGCCCTAATCGAGAAGCCCTTTACCTCGGGGGTGGTCTACGAAGCCTTTGAACAACTACAGGCTGAATTTCGATGGTACAGTGGTAATTTGCGAAAGCTAAATCAGATGCTAGAGGCCGACAAGCCGCAAAAATCCCTGAAGAAGCATATGGAATTTATTCTGGATAACTCTCCAAATCCAGCTCCTATGGCTGCTATGTATGGGCGTATTTTAAGGCTCAAGCAGTTTCACAAAGAGGCGGAGGAGGTGCTGCGCTGGGCTTTAGGAGTTAACCCGAATCATGTAGCGCTTCTCAATGAAATTGGAAAGCTTTATCATGTTACAGGGCGCCATGGCGAATCCCTGAAGTATTTAAGGCGGGCTGGCTCGCTTTCTCCTGATAACACCAAAAGGCTTTGTCTGATTGGTGAGCTTGAGCTAGGCGAGAAAAATCTTGATGATGCTCGCAAATCATTCGATTCTGCCTTGCAGTACGATCCCTATTACGAGCGAGCGAAGGAAGGCACTTGGTTAGTGCAATCCGCCCAGGATTTTCTTGGTGAAAGCCCAGGAGATGCAACGACCAATACAAGCTTTGCTAGTTTGATGAATACTATTGGCATAAACAAGGTCAGGAGCGGCAGGCTTGATGATGGAATCAAGCACTACCGAACTGCTCTGAACTTTATCGAAGATCCGCACACCAAAGCAAAAGTGATGTTTAATATCGCCTTGGGGTTTTTGCGCCACAATCGAATCAAGGACGCCCTTCTGTGGTTTATGAGATCATCGCGAACCGGGCTCGGCTTTTATGATAAGGCGGATGCCTACGTCCAGCGCTTGAGTAGTGTCTTTGTACTAACTGATGATGGTGGTGAGAGGCAAGCGGAGTATCAGGTTCAAGTTGTTGACGAAAGTCTCCATTATGAGCCAGCGGAACTCAAGGGTGACGATTTAGACGAGCTAAATTACGACGACTTCCAGGAAGATCTTGGGGAGCTGGCCTTTTCTGAAGCTGAAGGTGACGATTTGCTCAACGTCGTGGGCGAAGAAACATTAGTAGGTTAG
- a CDS encoding tetratricopeptide repeat protein: MENAESNHQDIDTFHEAIVAVTRESLRMNITAELKKHGTSHIVTTDTVKDITRSLSEFPNAILVIDFEIGHDAVVQVLEKARCPYKADVRPMYLICKSLERDVVALATDYHVLRLRAGEITGDDIHKDIHDIYVYEHMSEDSRMMLHQVSELREKGKWEEAGVKLMQSLEKDASNVKLKVELAENLIFTNEHKAALKLLDEILAERPKHIRALSLKARIQMKQGNFDDAAAMLQEVQLFNPDNVERLVDLGQCLLNLDRVKEANGFFDQALKIDEDSVQAARGKGQVSLLQGDLEAALGFFKSSTEEEIAALFNNTAIMCMRKGRFEQGLKLYHTALTQVVKKPETLARVVFNMGLGYLKWEKPDHACKAFKQATSLDPQFEKASHNLRILQKRTKPQVAETSADIIDMGESVGAGNEGDAIGEDIAEMFGSGLELDDSLFESLAQG, from the coding sequence ATGGAAAACGCGGAGAGCAATCATCAGGATATAGATACCTTCCATGAGGCTATCGTGGCAGTGACCCGAGAATCTCTGCGAATGAATATCACAGCTGAACTAAAGAAACATGGTACGAGCCATATCGTTACAACTGATACGGTCAAGGACATCACGCGATCACTGTCTGAGTTTCCCAATGCGATTCTCGTGATTGACTTTGAGATTGGGCACGATGCGGTGGTGCAGGTCCTTGAAAAAGCACGGTGCCCCTATAAGGCTGATGTTAGACCAATGTATCTTATCTGCAAGTCTTTGGAACGGGATGTGGTCGCTCTTGCTACTGACTATCACGTCTTAAGACTGAGGGCCGGAGAAATCACTGGGGATGACATCCATAAAGACATTCATGATATCTATGTGTACGAACACATGAGTGAAGATAGCCGCATGATGCTTCATCAGGTTTCCGAGCTGCGAGAAAAGGGTAAGTGGGAAGAAGCCGGTGTGAAATTGATGCAAAGCCTGGAAAAAGATGCGAGCAACGTCAAGCTCAAAGTGGAGCTTGCTGAGAATCTGATCTTTACGAACGAGCACAAGGCTGCCCTCAAGTTACTTGATGAGATTCTTGCAGAGCGACCCAAGCACATCCGGGCTCTGAGCCTAAAAGCTAGGATTCAAATGAAGCAAGGTAATTTTGATGATGCTGCCGCAATGTTGCAGGAGGTTCAGCTATTCAATCCAGATAACGTGGAACGGCTTGTTGATTTAGGGCAATGCCTTCTGAACCTCGATCGCGTGAAGGAAGCCAACGGTTTTTTTGATCAGGCCTTAAAAATCGACGAAGATAGCGTTCAGGCAGCTCGTGGCAAAGGTCAGGTATCTCTCCTTCAGGGAGATTTGGAAGCTGCATTGGGCTTCTTCAAGAGCTCAACGGAAGAGGAAATCGCTGCCTTGTTCAATAACACAGCGATCATGTGTATGCGTAAGGGACGCTTTGAGCAAGGTTTAAAGCTTTATCATACCGCGCTCACGCAAGTTGTGAAGAAGCCTGAGACTTTGGCTCGGGTGGTATTTAATATGGGTCTCGGCTATCTTAAGTGGGAGAAGCCAGACCATGCTTGCAAGGCATTTAAGCAGGCTACAAGTCTTGACCCTCAGTTTGAAAAGGCCAGTCACAACCTAAGGATTCTGCAGAAGAGAACGAAGCCGCAAGTTGCTGAAACCAGTGCAGATATTATCGATATGGGAGAGTCTGTTGGTGCGGGCAATGAAGGCGACGCTATCGGTGAGGATATTGCAGAAATGTTTGGCTCAGGGCTAGAGCTTGACGATTCGCTTTTTGAAAGCTTAGCTCAGGGCTAG
- a CDS encoding methyl-accepting chemotaxis protein, with amino-acid sequence MKLRDLSISRKMMLLVLIPGISYLILASQLILDDVEQMASSGGFQERFEYMKLASKAIEETQVERGLSAVLLKAPNEQRQQRVEAQRAKNDPGWQALVDYANGHEDMKEYGDANGLYQQVLGLRKDVDSRAVTVSEGVSRYTKVVRSLIAMQSKLGQHTVEGFEVTSANNTLLQEARENAGLLRANLASTFAADKAIATSQLSKILSLRTGMYASLNSEVLQLDEEGRSTREKWSKEEHWRYMEQSVKILLEGYTKGAYGITGEQSFATSTLVVQDISQLIDRNFKSAETFISDFGAQALRGLGVQLIGILVNFALIVAISIMSIRSIHQKIDELIAGLSKASDRSQNSSASLSRASAGLSRSAQDTAAAIQETVSSMSEINSMVSSTLEKSKMTSSSSQVVSKLVDRGGESVAQLVTAMGEVKQSNERLREVNDVMRAISKQTGLINDIVFKTQLLAVNASIESAKAGEHGKGFAVVSEEVSKLAQSSGEAAEKITDLIDTSNQKVTDLLNSVNEKIFAGTEYTDEVRRLFEDIKTEVKDINSRAEDMNQAAKEQSLGVEQITTAVTNIDSSTQSNLQQIQDFESLTDELQAQSIEILDLSDRLEYLAYAVKHERKDGSNNSSGDGGLVSIANARKKTKPRPMETVEDDIADDPSFRPAAND; translated from the coding sequence ATGAAACTGCGTGACTTATCGATCTCCCGGAAGATGATGCTTTTGGTACTAATTCCCGGCATCTCTTACCTAATTTTAGCAAGCCAGTTGATTTTGGACGACGTTGAACAGATGGCATCGTCAGGAGGTTTTCAAGAGCGATTCGAATACATGAAGCTTGCGTCGAAGGCGATTGAAGAAACCCAGGTGGAGCGTGGGTTGTCGGCGGTTTTGCTGAAGGCTCCTAACGAGCAGAGACAGCAAAGGGTGGAAGCTCAGCGGGCTAAAAATGATCCAGGCTGGCAAGCCCTCGTAGATTATGCCAATGGCCATGAAGATATGAAAGAGTATGGCGATGCCAATGGTTTGTATCAGCAGGTGCTCGGCTTGCGAAAAGACGTCGACAGCCGTGCTGTGACTGTTTCTGAAGGAGTCAGTCGCTACACGAAAGTAGTGAGAAGCCTGATCGCCATGCAGAGTAAGCTGGGGCAGCATACTGTGGAAGGCTTTGAAGTCACCTCGGCAAACAATACACTCCTCCAGGAAGCGAGGGAAAATGCGGGTCTCCTAAGGGCGAATTTGGCGAGTACCTTCGCTGCTGACAAGGCAATTGCCACCTCTCAACTGTCAAAAATCCTCAGCCTTCGAACTGGGATGTATGCAAGTCTGAATTCCGAAGTTCTCCAGCTTGACGAAGAAGGTCGCAGTACCCGAGAGAAGTGGTCGAAGGAGGAGCACTGGAGGTACATGGAGCAGTCGGTTAAAATCTTGCTGGAAGGCTATACCAAAGGAGCCTACGGTATCACCGGAGAACAGTCGTTTGCTACATCAACCCTAGTGGTTCAGGACATTTCGCAGCTGATCGACCGTAATTTTAAAAGTGCGGAAACCTTTATCAGCGACTTTGGAGCGCAGGCTTTGCGAGGCCTTGGGGTTCAACTCATTGGTATCTTGGTAAACTTTGCTCTTATCGTAGCGATATCGATCATGTCCATCCGAAGTATTCATCAGAAGATAGACGAGCTGATTGCGGGGTTAAGCAAGGCATCCGATCGCTCCCAGAATTCATCAGCGTCTCTAAGCCGTGCTAGTGCCGGCCTTTCTCGGAGTGCCCAAGATACCGCTGCCGCAATCCAGGAAACGGTAAGTTCCATGTCTGAAATCAATTCCATGGTTAGCAGCACCTTGGAAAAATCAAAGATGACATCGTCGTCATCTCAGGTCGTTTCTAAACTTGTGGATCGCGGGGGAGAGTCCGTTGCTCAGTTGGTTACAGCCATGGGGGAAGTAAAGCAATCGAACGAGCGCCTTCGAGAAGTAAATGATGTCATGCGAGCGATCTCTAAGCAAACAGGGCTGATCAATGACATTGTCTTCAAAACCCAGTTACTTGCAGTTAACGCTTCCATCGAATCGGCTAAGGCTGGTGAGCATGGCAAAGGTTTTGCGGTTGTCTCGGAAGAGGTTAGCAAACTCGCCCAGTCTAGTGGCGAGGCGGCAGAAAAAATCACCGATCTTATTGATACCAGCAATCAGAAAGTGACCGATCTTTTGAACTCGGTGAACGAAAAAATCTTTGCGGGCACTGAATACACTGACGAGGTGCGGCGGCTGTTTGAAGATATCAAAACTGAAGTCAAAGATATCAATTCTCGGGCTGAGGATATGAATCAAGCTGCCAAAGAGCAGAGCCTAGGAGTTGAGCAAATTACAACGGCTGTTACCAATATCGATAGCTCCACTCAAAGTAACTTGCAGCAAATTCAGGATTTTGAATCCCTTACAGATGAGCTGCAAGCTCAAAGTATTGAGATTTTAGATTTGTCGGATCGTCTTGAATATTTAGCCTATGCCGTGAAGCACGAACGAAAGGATGGGTCGAACAATTCCTCAGGAGATGGCGGACTTGTCAGCATTGCGAATGCGCGGAAAAAAACAAAACCTCGCCCCATGGAGACTGTTGAAGATGATATTGCCGATGATCCATCGTTTAGGCCAGCAGCCAATGACTAA